A stretch of DNA from Bacillota bacterium:
ATGAGACCTGTGGGTTCGATCCTCAAAGAGCCAGAGGCCACTACGATCGGTCGAAGGCCGAGGCCTCTCTAGCTGTCCTCCGCGCTGCCGAGGAAGGGTTAGACTCCGTGATCATCTGCCCGACAGGCGTCATAGGCCCATACGACTTCAGAGTGTCCGTCATGGGACGGCTGATCCTGGATATTGCGGGGCGGAGGGTGAGAGTGGTTCCAGACGGCGCTTACGACTTCGTAGATGTGAGGGACGTCGCCACAGGACACATTCAAGCTTGCGAAAAGGGCAAGACCGGGGAGGTCTACATCCTCTCCGGCGCGCGGGTCACTGTCTGCGGGTTGGTCCGGATGGTCGAGGAGGCAGTGGGGGAGCGGCTCCCGTATCTGGCATTGCCGGCGTGGGTTGCCAGCTTGGCTGCGGAACTCGCTCCCGCCTACTACGCCCTCACCCACAAGGAGCCACGGTTCACTCGGTATTCGATCCAGACGCTCAGAAGCAACTCATACGTCACTTGTGCCAAGGCCCACCGAGAGCTGGGATACTCGCCCCGGCCCCTGAATGAGTCGGTCCGGGACACAGTCCGATGGTTCCAGGAGAACGCCGAACATTGCCTCTCTGGGAAACCCCTGCTTGTGGGTCCGATCGCCAAACGCGTCGGCCCAGCCTGACACGCCGGTGCCGCACCGCGTGGTCAGCGGCCTCGTTGCCCAAGCTCCCGATCTATCAACAAGATCGCGGCCGGATCGCTTCCGCTGATCCTCAGTCTGTCCACTATGACGTCCGCTTGCGCCTCTTCCTCCACTTGTTCCCTGAGGAAGTCCAGAATGATCGGCAGGCTTTCGAGATCGTTCTCTCGGGTCACGATGCCATACGCCTCCCGGTACTGTTCGGTAACGTACTGTTCATGCCGCAACACGTTCTGGAATGCATCAAGAGGCGTCCCGAAGCTAGAAGGCTGTTCGGGAATGGGAAGCAGCCTTACGGTCCCGTCCCGGTCGACCACATGGTCGATAAGCTTCTCTGCGTGGCCGCGTTCCTCTTTGTACTGTAGCCGGAGCCAATTCTCCATTCCTGATAGACCTATCTTGCCAAAGTAGCTTGACATGGCGAGATAAAGCTGAGCGGAGACGTTCTCGACCTGAATCAGGTGGTTGAAAAGCCGCTGTGTGGATTCAGGGATCACCACGTCCAATCACCCTCCCAAACGTTAGTCTCAGGTCTGCCACCACCATATTCGATGCTCAGCGTTGAGGCGCACGGGCGATCAGTCACACTGCAACTGGGCCATACTAGCGACTGAGACTCGTTTTGCCGAGGAGCAGTCCGATGATATGGTCTTCCCTGGCTGCCAGGGCAGTCATTGCGTTTCTCCCAATTGCTGTGGCGATTTTCCTCATGGCGGTGCTCATGTGGCCGGGGAGAAGGGCGATGCCTATTGCGTGGCTGGTCGCCGCAGTTGTCGCAGCGAGTTTCTGGGATATGCCTTTGCGGTGGCTGGCGGCGGCAGCAGTGAGCGGAACGCTGGGTGCCGTGAACATCGCCATGATCGTGTTCGGTGCGGTCCTGGTGATGAACATGCTTCGCGAAAGCGGGGCCATGGGGATCATATCATCTGGTTTCCACGGAGTGTCCCGCGACAGGCGAGTGCAAGCCATCATAGTAGGCTGGCTGTTTGGCGCGTTGATCGAGGGGGCGGCGGGGTTCGG
This window harbors:
- a CDS encoding ferritin, with the protein product MPESTQRLFNHLIQVENVSAQLYLAMSSYFGKIGLSGMENWLRLQYKEERGHAEKLIDHVVDRDGTVRLLPIPEQPSSFGTPLDAFQNVLRHEQYVTEQYREAYGIVTRENDLESLPIILDFLREQVEEEAQADVIVDRLRISGSDPAAILLIDRELGQRGR
- a CDS encoding SDR family oxidoreductase, whose protein sequence is MIVVTGATGHIGNVLVRELEARGQGVRALVLPSEDTRPLAGLRVEKVPGNLLDPASLAQAFRGAEVVYHLAGIVSILPGKRDPVRRVNVEGTYNVIEACLRAGVRRLVYTSSIHALVEPPHGTVIDETCGFDPQRARGHYDRSKAEASLAVLRAAEEGLDSVIICPTGVIGPYDFRVSVMGRLILDIAGRRVRVVPDGAYDFVDVRDVATGHIQACEKGKTGEVYILSGARVTVCGLVRMVEEAVGERLPYLALPAWVASLAAELAPAYYALTHKEPRFTRYSIQTLRSNSYVTCAKAHRELGYSPRPLNESVRDTVRWFQENAEHCLSGKPLLVGPIAKRVGPA